ACGAACTCCGACATGATCGACCTCGTCACCGATCTCACCCGTAGCATCGCAGGCGCCGTCGACACGTCGGCCCGCCGCCTGGCCGAATATGCCGTCGACGCTTCCAACTACAGGGTCGTCCCGCAGGTCGTAGCCTTCCCGACGACCACGGCCGACGTCGTCACGATCCTCGACGTGGCCAGGTCACACCGGGTGCCCATCACCTCCCGCGGCGGCGGCACCTCACAGGCGGGCAACTCGATCGGCACCGGCATCGTCATCGACTTCTCTCGCCACCTCAATCGAATCCTCGACATCGACCCGGTGGCGAAGACCGCCCGCGTCGAACCCGGCGTGCTCATGAGCGAGTTGCAGAAGGCCGGGAAACCGCACGGGCTGACCTTCGGACCCGATCCGTCGACGAAGAACCGGGCGACGATCGCGGGCATGATCGGCAACAACTCCTGCGGACCGCACGCGATTTCGGCCGGTCGCACCGTCGACAACATCGTCGAGATGACCGCCATCGACGGCACCGGTCGGTCGTTCCTCGCCGGCGCCGGGCTCGATCCCGTTCCCGGACTCGCCGAGGTGGCAGGCCGTCACCTCGGAGTCATCCGCACTGAGTTCGGCCGGTTCAGCCGCCAGGCCTCGGCTTATGCGATGGAGCATCTGCTCCCGGAGAACGGCCCGAGCCTCGCGAAGTTCCTCGTCGGCAGCGAAGGAACCCTGACGACGATCACCGAGGCGGTTGTCAGTCTCGGCGACCTTCCGAACTCACCGACGGTGCTCGTCCTCGGCTACCCGGACATGTTCGAGGCCGCCGATGCCGTGCCCCGGGTCCTGCCCCACGGACCGCTCGCCGTCGAAGGCATCGACTCGCGGCTCATGGACATGGTCCGCAATGACAAGGGCAAGGACGCCGTGCCCGAACTGCCGGCAGGCAAGGGCTGGCTGCTCATCGAGGTCGCCGGCGCCAACGCGGACGAAGCGGTCGCAAATGCCGAGGTCATCGCCGCCGATGCCGGCACCGATCACTTCCGCATCCTGCCCGCCGGCAAAGAGGCGAGCACCCTGTGGGGCATCCGCGCCGATGCGGGCGGACTGGCCGGACGCACCGAAGACGGCGATCCCGCCTGGACCGGATGGGAAGATGCCGCGGTGCCGCCCGAGGTGCTCGGCGACTACCTGCGCGACCAGGACGAGCTGATGGCCTCCTACGGTGTGCGCGGTCTGCCCTACGGTCATTTCGGGGACGGCTGCGTGCACATGCGCACGGACTTCCCCTTTGATCGCCCCGACGGCGTCGAGGTCTTCCATGATTTCGTCATGGAGGCCGGGAGACTCGTCACGAAGTACGGCGGTTCCGCCTCCGGCGAGCACGGCGACGGGCGAGCGCGGTCCGAACTCCTCGGCATCCAGCATTCGGACGAGGCGATCGGCGCCCTCGGCGAGGTCAAACGACTCTTCGATCCGGACAACCTGCTCAATCCAGGCATCATCGTCGACCCTCTGCCGATCACCGCCGACCTGCGCAGGCCGCAGTCGATCTCGATCGGCACGGCCGGAGGCTTCGCCTTCGCTCATGACAAGGGCAGATTCACGAACGCCGTCCACCGCTGCGTGGGCGTCGGCAAATGCCGTGCCGACACCTCTGGGTCCGGCGGCTTCATGTGCCCGTCGTACCTGGCGACAAAGGATGAGAAGGACTCCACCCGCGGCCGCGCCCGGGTCCTCCAAGAGGTGACCAACGGAGGCCTGTTCGACACCTGGGACAGCGCCGAGGTGGCTGACTCCCTCGACCTGTGCCTGAGCTGCAAGGCCTGTTCGTCCGACTGCCCGGCCGGGGTCGACATGGCCCAGTACAAGTCCGAGATCCTCCACCGCACCTATCGCGGCAAGCTCCG
Above is a window of Brevibacterium siliguriense DNA encoding:
- a CDS encoding FAD-binding and (Fe-S)-binding domain-containing protein, coding for MSADTNSDMIDLVTDLTRSIAGAVDTSARRLAEYAVDASNYRVVPQVVAFPTTTADVVTILDVARSHRVPITSRGGGTSQAGNSIGTGIVIDFSRHLNRILDIDPVAKTARVEPGVLMSELQKAGKPHGLTFGPDPSTKNRATIAGMIGNNSCGPHAISAGRTVDNIVEMTAIDGTGRSFLAGAGLDPVPGLAEVAGRHLGVIRTEFGRFSRQASAYAMEHLLPENGPSLAKFLVGSEGTLTTITEAVVSLGDLPNSPTVLVLGYPDMFEAADAVPRVLPHGPLAVEGIDSRLMDMVRNDKGKDAVPELPAGKGWLLIEVAGANADEAVANAEVIAADAGTDHFRILPAGKEASTLWGIRADAGGLAGRTEDGDPAWTGWEDAAVPPEVLGDYLRDQDELMASYGVRGLPYGHFGDGCVHMRTDFPFDRPDGVEVFHDFVMEAGRLVTKYGGSASGEHGDGRARSELLGIQHSDEAIGALGEVKRLFDPDNLLNPGIIVDPLPITADLRRPQSISIGTAGGFAFAHDKGRFTNAVHRCVGVGKCRADTSGSGGFMCPSYLATKDEKDSTRGRARVLQEVTNGGLFDTWDSAEVADSLDLCLSCKACSSDCPAGVDMAQYKSEILHRTYRGKLRPLSHYSLGWLPTWGRLLTAIPGVSTVANAALGFRPLAKLVLSGGGMDPRRKMVRFNDRRFSRWAKSRISPAEARNASTADRDALVADEYVSTSSAGNKQVLLWADSFTEYLSDAGARTAVDLLESAGFEILLPEQQTCCGLTLISTGQLDAAKRKLESTMAILDPYARKNIPIVGIEPSCTAVLRSDLGGLFPDDERARRIAATTSTLAEVLIDAELDVPDLTGRTVVVQPHCHQHSVMGFAADRALLERTGATVRELAGCCGLAGNFGMEAGHYETSVAVAENALLPALRDAPADSIFLADGFSCRTQAADLANVNGMTLPQLLTGEASKLGHSARASRLPEPAEA